A window of Silurus meridionalis isolate SWU-2019-XX chromosome 4, ASM1480568v1, whole genome shotgun sequence contains these coding sequences:
- the LOC124385155 gene encoding uncharacterized protein LOC124385155, translating into MKQIYRVPFERNTERVKQLRYDYVQRVMELEADAMGHELLFVDEAGFNLSKTRRRGRNITGHRAIINVPGQRGCNITMCAAISQNGVVHHHATIGPYNTAHIIAFLDTLHDMLTVQRPEHTRYVIIWDNVSFHRAALVCNWFTDHPSFMALNLPPYSPFLNPIEEFFSAWRWKVYDRHPHQQVALLQAMEEACGDIDQASCQAWIRHSRRYFPRCLGLEDIACDVDEILWPDPERRHDVG; encoded by the exons atgaaGCAAATTTACAGAGTTCCTTTCGAGAGAAACACAGAACGTGTAAAGCAACTGCGATATGACTATGTGCAG AGAGTGATGGAACTAGAAGCAGATGCAATGGGACATGAGCTACTTTTTGTAGATGAGGCCGGTTTTAACCTCAGTAAAACCAGGAGACGTGGCAGGAACATTACTGGACACCGTGCCATCATCAATGTCCCAGGACAACGTGGTTGTAACATAACCATGTGTGCAGCTATAAGCCAAAATGGTGTTGTTCACCATCATGCAACCATAGGCCCATacaacactgcacacattaTTGCATTCCTGGACACCTTACATGACATGCTAACTGTTCAGAGACCAGAGCATACCCGATATGTCATCATATGGGACAATGTTAGTTTCCATAGGGCTGCTTTGGTCTGCAACTGGTTTACAGACCACCCATCCTTCATGGCACTCAAcctccctccatactctccaTTCTTAAATCCCATCGAGGAGTTCTTCTCTGCCTGGCGCTGGAAAGTGTACGACCGTCATCCTCATCAACAGGTAGCCCTTTTACAGGCAATGGAGGAGGCATGTGGAGATATTGACCAGGCATCATGTCAGGCCTGGATACGGCATTCAAGGAGATATTTTCCCCGGTGCCTTGGACTGGAGGATATTGCATGCGATGTGGACGAGATTTTGTGGCCGGACCCAGAAAGACGACATGATGTAGgctga